TGGTATGGATATCTGGTAATACTAAGTTTGATAAGTAATGCAGCATTCTTTAAGCCGGACTGGTCAGACTCCGCCGCAGTGATTACAACAGCTGACAGTCTGTTGTCGGTGAGTGATGATCTGACGACAGATGCCAGACAGTTTTTGGCACACCAAATACAGCGTCTGCCTGATTTTAAATGATGTATCAGGCAGAGAAAGGACGATCGGAAATAGGGACGAACAACAGGCTGCTGGCGATACCGGCAGGATACCGAGACGAAGCATATGAAACTGAAATTCGTAAAACGCAAAATCCAGGACAAGATGTTCGGCAACACGCAGAATACTGCCATTGGTGTACAGAAGGCTGAAATGGCCGATGCCCGTTTGGGAGCAACATACATGCTGGCACATACGGATATGAAAAAAGTCCCGGCTTTCTCGCTGGACCCGATCGGTGCTTTTGTTTCTGATACGACACCGCTATCTGAGCTCAAGACAGGCTGTCAGTATTTTCTGACTAAGGTAGACAGGGAAGCCAAACTGGCTGCAAAAGCTGAACAGCTTAAAGGTAAAGTTTCTGCGAAAGGCCAACAGCTTAAAAGTGCGATTAAGAATAGTAAGGCGGCACATAAGGCTGAAGATTTTGGCAATGCAATTAAGTCCAGCAAGGTAGGCACTGCAGCGGCTGCTGCCGGACATAAAATGTCTGAGCTGGCGGTGAAAATCCAGGAACAGATTGCCGGTTTTTTCCGCAAGATGATGGAAAAAATACGCCTTACTTATGGTGATGCATTATTCGGTATGGAATGGGTTACCGAGTTCGGTATGTGGGCTGTCTCCAGTTTCACAAAAGGCCTTGCTGATCTGATTCCGGGCTGGGGCTATGTTCAGGCCGGTGCTGATATTATTGCCGGTGTGAGTGCGGCGGTACGTAAATCAATTGATTTACATAATGTTTACTGGAGCGGGCGTGGTGTTGAGTTACAGGGAGGGCATCCCTGTGTGATTGCTAATGCTCTGAAACGTCATGCCGCAACTGGCATTGCTTCAGGTATTAAAGATGTTTTTGTGGGCGCTGGCAGTATGACGTTTACTGCTTTGGGCGATGCATTTGCGGGTGCAGGTACTATCTACACTGCAGTGACAGGTGTTCTAAGCAGAATAATGGCATTTGTTGATTATATTATTCAGCGAGCGAGAGTGACTAAGGTGCTCAAGCAGGCCCGTAAAGCCTGGGATCAGCGTCTGTCACCAGGTTCTCTGGTGAATGATCACAAGCGTTTTTCTGAATGGTTTCAGACAGCTGTGATTACTACACCTGTGGTTGCTGCTCTGGTGATGGGGTCAGGCTTTGCGGCACATCCGTATCGCTTCCTGCAGTTGTTACAACCAAATGAGGCGTTACTGGGTTCAGCGGAATACACTAAAGGTGTACACCATATAGAAAAACTGAAGAAATACTCATCCAAATATATTCAGGAATACAATGACTCTTACAACGTTACTTTTGTGAGTGACGACGGTGTTATTACCGCAAGGTTGAAAGAGATTCAGGAAAATTACAGTGTATTGCATGAGTATGAGTACACACGGGCGCCTTCTGCGACACCATCGCCTGCGGCATCTCCGTCAGCAGTAAGTGCCGGGGCCAGTGCTTCAGCTCCGCAGGCGTCAGTATAGGGCGTAAGTCTTACGTGATTACCTAACGGTATTGCTTAGCGGCAGTGCCGTTTTTTTTGTCTTAGTTTTGCAATAGAAAAGATTTAGGCGTGAAAACACACTGCAAACGCAGGGATTATTTTTAAATTTGATTTGAAACTGTTTGAACAGAACGTTCAGAGAAGATAACCAAGTTAAGAAAACTTGGTGCAGATGGGGAGACTCGAACTCCCACGCCCGTGAAGGCACTAGCACCTGAAGCTAGCGTGTCTACCAATTCCACCACATCTGCGTATCAAATTGTTACGTTTGAGGGCGTCCCCTTTTCTTTAAGCTTCATTACCTGAGACAAGAAATCATAAAGAAGGTTTTCTTTCGCAGCGCCAACACTCTTAAAATGTTGGTGCAGATGGGGAGACTCGAACTCCCACGCCCGTGAAGGCACTAGCACCTGAAGCTAGCGTGTCTACCAATTCCACCACATCTGCTCCGAAAGAGGGGCGCATTATATAAACGGTTTTTTTGTTTGTGAAGCCCCTGTTTCACTTTTTTTGCAAAAACCGCTTATTTTTTCAGCAATTTATTTCAGGCAGTTGTGAATTTCACCGCCTAACTCATTGAGAAAGTTGAAGATACCGTCGTTATCCACAGCAATGTCTCTGCCGAGAGGATCAATGGTGCCTTTGTTGATCGGCAGGTCACCGACTATGGCACGTACTACCGGAGCTTCAAATTGTGGCTCAACGAAAACACACCGAGCCTGACTGTCTTCGAGAGAAGTACGGATTTCGTTCAGACGTTTAGCGCCGGGCTTACGGCCCGGATCAACGGTGAAGTATCCTAGCTGCTTCAGACCATAGTGTTCTACAAAGCCTTCGAAGGCATCATGGAAAACATAGAAGCCCTGCTGCTGAACATCTTTCAGGTTGGCTGCCAGCTTAGAGTCAGCGGTATGAAGGCGCTGTTCAAAGCTTTCCAGGCGGGCAGCAAACTCTGCTGAGCGTTCAGGATAATCTTTTTGAAGGCGCTGAGTGATCAGCTTTGCGGCTTCCAGAATACGTTCCGGTGCCATCCAGATGTGTGGATCGTTATCATGGTGGTGATCAGCATGC
The DNA window shown above is from Aliamphritea ceti and carries:
- the znuA gene encoding zinc ABC transporter substrate-binding protein ZnuA; its protein translation is MFKLILQWCVLSCATLACVNVSMATAAQKPIKVVASIKPLQLIAASLLGDSVQTELLISPDNSPHHYNMKPSDVRRLQDADLVIWVGPDLERFLVKPLKRNPARNLALLSEEGSEEETTHTDEHAAHNSHDEHEEHEEHEEHEEHEEHEEHEEHEEHEEHEEHEEHEEHADHHHDNDPHIWMAPERILEAAKLITQRLQKDYPERSAEFAARLESFEQRLHTADSKLAANLKDVQQQGFYVFHDAFEGFVEHYGLKQLGYFTVDPGRKPGAKRLNEIRTSLEDSQARCVFVEPQFEAPVVRAIVGDLPINKGTIDPLGRDIAVDNDGIFNFLNELGGEIHNCLK